A portion of the Manihot esculenta cultivar AM560-2 chromosome 2, M.esculenta_v8, whole genome shotgun sequence genome contains these proteins:
- the LOC110608519 gene encoding probable aquaporin TIP-type — protein sequence MARIAFGSFGDSFSVGSIKAYLSEFIATLLFVFAGVGSAIAYSKLTTDAALDPAGLVAVAVAHAFALFVGVAIAANISGGHLNPAVTFGLAVGGNITILTGIFYWIAQCLGSIVACLLLHLVTNGKSVPTHGVASGMNAFEGVVMEIVITFGLVYTVYATAADPKKGNLGIIAPIAIGFVVGANILAAGPFSGGSMNPARSFGPAVVSGDFSQNWIYWLGPLIGGGLAGLVYGQIFIGPYSAAPSSDDFA from the exons ATGGCGAGGATAGCTTTTGGCAGTTTTGGAGACTCTTTCAGTGTTGGGTCCATCAAGGCCTATCTATCTGAGTTCATTGCCACTCTTCTTTTTGTGTTTGCTGGTGTTGGCTCAGCTATTGCTTACA GCAAGCTTACAACAGATGCAGCTCTAGACCCAGCAGGGCTGGTGGCTGTGGCTGTGGCCCATGCTTTTGCATTGTTTGTTGGAGTAGCCATCGCAGCCAACATCTCAGGTGGACACTTAAATCCAGCTGTCACCTTTGGATTGGCCGTCGGAGGCAACATTACCATCCTAACTGGCATTTTCTATTGGATCGCCCAGTGCCTTGGATCCATTGTGGCCTGCCTCCTCTTGCATCTCGTCACTAATGGCAAG AGCGTCCCAACCCATGGAGTTGCTTCAGGCATGAATGCTTTTGAAGGAGTAGTAATGGAGATTGTCATAACTTTCGGATTGGTGTACACAGTTTACGCCACAGCCGCTGACCCAAAGAAGGGCAATTTGGGAATTATTGCTCCAATTGCAATTGGGTTCGTTGTTGGTGCAAACATCTTAGCTGCCGGCCCATTTAGTGGTGGCTCGATGAACCCGGCTCGTTCTTTCGGCCCAGCTGTGGTTAGTGGAGACTTCTCACAAAACTGGATCTACTGGCTTGGCCCATTGATTGGTGGAGGGTTGGCTGGGCTTGTTTATGGGCAAATCTTCATTGGGCCTTATTCCGCAGCCCCATCCTCAGATGACTTTGCCTAA
- the LOC110604582 gene encoding VAN3-binding protein, with the protein MNSGFYSARKHGSFLDYLEEDQELKPATSLPAIPQPQTPKEPMEFLSRSWSLSASEISKALAQKERQVFTDKQPNMCPADAVAPQLTRKIINSINSRKTGSIGKWFHHKELSSSTVKKKDKARMENAHMHSAISIAGLAAALAAVAAAGNSNDSVSKMSMALASATELLASHCIELAESAGADHDRVASVVRSAVDIQSPGDLMTLTAAAATALRGEAALKARLPKETRKNAAISPYDRGMAEIEEPVPCVGEVLQRTRKGVLRWKHISVYIKKSQVIIKIKSKHVGGAFSKKHKCVVYGVCDETTAWPYRKEKESSEEVYFGLKTAQGLLEFKCKSKIHKQRWVDGTQNLLHQVNSVEASERSLEFLSLSDSA; encoded by the exons ATGAATAGTGGGTTTTATTCTGCTCGGAAGCATGGTTCTTTTCTGGATTATTTGGAGGAAGACCAAGAGCTGAAACCGGCGACATCGCTTCCGGCTATCCCTCAACCACAAACCCCAAAAGAGCCTATGGAGTTCTTATCGAGATCTTGGAGTCTTTCTGCTTCAGAAATTTCAAAAGCTCTGGCTCAGAAAGAGAGACAAGTTTTCACTGACAAGCAACCCAATATGTGCCCAGCCGATGCAGTTGCGCCGCAGTTA ACAAGGAAGATAATCAATTCGATAAATTCAAGAAAGACAGGATCAATAGGAAAGTGGTTCCACCACAAGGAGCTTAGCAGCAGCACAGTGAAGAAGAAAGATAAGGCACGCATGGAAAATGCGCACATGCATTCTGCTATATCGATTGCAGGACTAGCTGCAGCCTTGGCGGCTGTGGCAGCCGCAGGAAACTCTAATGACTCTGTATCAAAAATGAGTATGGCTTTGGCCTCAGCTACAGAGCTCCTTGCTTCACATTGCATAGAATTAGCAGAATCAGCCGGAGCTGATCACGACCGTGTCGCTTCTGTTGTGAGATCAGCAGTGGACATTCAGAGTCCAGGAGATCTAATGACCCTTACTGCAGCAGCTGCAACAG CTTTGAGGGGAGAAGCAGCCCTAAAAGCAAGATTACCgaaagaaacaaggaaaaatgCAGCCATAAGCCCTTATGATAGGGGAATGGCAGAAATAGAAGAACCGGTTCCCTGCGTCGGAGAAGTACTGCAACGCACGAGAAAAG GAGTGTTGCGATGGAAACACATTTCAGTCTACATCAAGAAATCACAGGTCATAATTAAGATCAAAAGCAAACACGTTGGAGGGGCCTTCTCCAAGAAGCACAAAT GCGTCGTTTATGGGGTCTGCGACGAGACTACAGCATGGCCatatagaaaagaaaaggaaagttcaGAAGAAGTATATTTTGGCCTGAAAACTGCACAGGGTCTTCTAGAGTTCAAGTGCAAGAGCAAGATCCACAAGCAAAGATGGGTTGATGGGACTCAAAATCTTCTTCATCAAGTGAACAGTGTTGAAGCAAGTGAACGCTCTCTGGAATTTCTAAGCCTAAGCGATAGCGCATAG
- the LOC122723129 gene encoding uncharacterized protein LOC122723129 isoform X1 yields the protein MQYRKIIEVEPPSPLRYILGAAIMMIGVVLPVGYMMFRTKRVPSSSSYSKQTNKF from the exons ATGCAGTACAGGAAAATCATCGAGGTGGAGCCGCCGAGTCCGTTAAGATACATTCTCGGTGCAGCGATAATGATGATTGGAGTTGTCTTACCCGTCGGTTACATGATGTTTCGTACCAAGCGTGtcccttcttcttcctcttacTCTAAACAGAC GAACAAGTTTTGA
- the LOC122723129 gene encoding uncharacterized protein LOC122723129 isoform X2, whose translation MQYRKIIEVEPPSPLRYILGAAIMMIGVVLPVGYMMFRTKRVPSSSSYSKQT comes from the coding sequence ATGCAGTACAGGAAAATCATCGAGGTGGAGCCGCCGAGTCCGTTAAGATACATTCTCGGTGCAGCGATAATGATGATTGGAGTTGTCTTACCCGTCGGTTACATGATGTTTCGTACCAAGCGTGtcccttcttcttcctcttacTCTAAACAGACGTAG
- the LOC110606324 gene encoding 60S ribosomal protein L15-1 isoform X2 — MGAYKYISELWRKKQSDVMRFLQRVRCWEYRQHPSIVRVTHPTRPDKARRLGYKAKQGYVIYRVRVRRGGRKRPVPKGIVYGKPTNQGVTQLKFQRSKRSVAEERAGRKLGGLRVLNSYWINEDSTYKYFEVIMVDIAHNAIRNDPRINWLCNPVHKHRELRGLTSAGKKYRGLRGKGHLHHKNRPSRRATWKRNNTLSLRRYR, encoded by the exons ATgg GGGCTTACAAGTATATCTCTGAGTTATGGAGGAAGAAGCAATCTGATGTGATGAGGTTTTTGCAGAGGGTGAGATGCTGGGAGTACCGCCAGCATCCTTCCATTGTTCGTGTCACCCATCCAACACGCCCTGACAAGGCTCGCCGATTGGGCTATAAGGCCAAGCAG GGCTATGTGATTTATCGTGTGCGTGTTAGACGTGGTGGCAGGAAGAGGCCTGTTCCCAAAGGTATTGTCTATGGTAAGCCCACCAACCAGGGTGTAACTCAACTGAAGTTTCAGCGGAGCAAGAGGTCTGTTGCAGAGGAGCGTGCTGGTAGAAAATTGGGTGGTCTAAGGGTTCTTAATTCATACTGGATTAATGAG GATTCTACTTACAAGTATTTTGAGGTGATCATGGTTGATATTGCACATAACGCTATTCGAAATGACCCAAGGATCAACTGGCTCTGCAATCCTGTTCACAAGCACAGGGAGCTTAGGGGCCTCACCTCTGCGGGGAAGAAATACAGGGGTCTACGAGGAAAAGGACATTTGCACCACAAAAATCGCCCTTCTCGCAGAGCAACCTGGAAGAGAAACAATACTCTCTCACTTCGTCGCTACCGTTGA
- the LOC110606324 gene encoding 60S ribosomal protein L15-1 isoform X1, with product MLRHRSVSASTVKFDGQDFQAPVCKIKFSYKPLAFVSANPSQKQRSPALFQWRVRCWEYRQHPSIVRVTHPTRPDKARRLGYKAKQGYVIYRVRVRRGGRKRPVPKGIVYGKPTNQGVTQLKFQRSKRSVAEERAGRKLGGLRVLNSYWINEDSTYKYFEVIMVDIAHNAIRNDPRINWLCNPVHKHRELRGLTSAGKKYRGLRGKGHLHHKNRPSRRATWKRNNTLSLRRYR from the exons ATGTTACGACACCGTTCGGTATCGGCATCCACAGTTAAATTCGACGGCCAAGATTTCCAAGCTCCAGTTTGTAAGATTAAGTTTTCCTACAAACCATTAGCGTTTGTCAGTGCAAACCCTAGTCAGAAGCAGCGCAGCCCAGCTCTGTTCCAATgg AGGGTGAGATGCTGGGAGTACCGCCAGCATCCTTCCATTGTTCGTGTCACCCATCCAACACGCCCTGACAAGGCTCGCCGATTGGGCTATAAGGCCAAGCAG GGCTATGTGATTTATCGTGTGCGTGTTAGACGTGGTGGCAGGAAGAGGCCTGTTCCCAAAGGTATTGTCTATGGTAAGCCCACCAACCAGGGTGTAACTCAACTGAAGTTTCAGCGGAGCAAGAGGTCTGTTGCAGAGGAGCGTGCTGGTAGAAAATTGGGTGGTCTAAGGGTTCTTAATTCATACTGGATTAATGAG GATTCTACTTACAAGTATTTTGAGGTGATCATGGTTGATATTGCACATAACGCTATTCGAAATGACCCAAGGATCAACTGGCTCTGCAATCCTGTTCACAAGCACAGGGAGCTTAGGGGCCTCACCTCTGCGGGGAAGAAATACAGGGGTCTACGAGGAAAAGGACATTTGCACCACAAAAATCGCCCTTCTCGCAGAGCAACCTGGAAGAGAAACAATACTCTCTCACTTCGTCGCTACCGTTGA